From Gopherus flavomarginatus isolate rGopFla2 chromosome 7, rGopFla2.mat.asm, whole genome shotgun sequence, the proteins below share one genomic window:
- the DOK3 gene encoding docking protein 3, producing METPVQAGILYVQYFKFGKKFWRKVRAQLFATSPCGIARLETCDARDSGSGPEKTSLRKCERRVIRLADCVSVGPADAHSCPKDTAAFYLNTIEKSHVLAAERRDEWIAQLCQLAFQCTKEPAAPGSTRNPPGPDLHVEENTLYSSWQDLNEFLVLVQRTDASARCGLSGHYLLATLPKGLVLKTRQSRQTLLTWPYPFLRKFGHDKALFSFEAGRRCDSGEGIFTWATSRAAELCNLVSAAIARQSSSLLDRNSTQAPEPLSSRQGMEPRLWSSQSLEEALPTWALEGGGRPPLPAGLCPESGQALSCTLEPGGCAGAGGEPPIIYASIHKGLQPLLQPWGEAKVEQGGARASCGQGLPISEHLYENLCALGRSCSMEEGPSHLGSRGSPEGSSTDLAPIYDNSCMVSKRWSSPLTSSMGPSTSLEAQYRRLLDQDRQERGEEEEEGEEDALVSSLPRARASSGFRKLVTLLSREVAPKVPGESSSALDRA from the exons ATGGAGACCCCCGTGCAGGCCGGGATCCTCTATGTCCAGTACTTCAAATTTGGAAAG aaGTTCTGGAGGAAGGTGCGGGCCCAGCTCTTTGCCACCAGCCCCTGTGGCATTGCCCGGCTGGAGACGTGTGATGCGCGGGACAGCGGCTCTGGGCCAGAGAAGACATCCCTGCGGAAGTGTGAGCGCCGGGTCATCCGGCTCGCAGACTGCGTCTCTGTGGGGCCGGCGGATGCCCACAGCTGCCCCAAGGACACGGCTGCCTTCTACCTGAACACTATAGAGAAAAGCCACGTGCTTGCAGCCGAGCGGAGGGACGAGTGGATagcacagctctgccagctgGCCTTCCAG TGCACTAAGGAGCCAGCAGCGCCTGGCAGCACCAGGAACCCCCCCGGGCCTGATCTCCATGTGGAGGAAAACACCCTCTACTCGTCCTGGCAGGACC TGAACGAGTTCCTGGTGCTCGTGCAGAGGACGGATGCCTCTGCCAGGTGTGGCCTGAGTGGGCACTACCTGCTGGCTACCTTGCCCAAGGGGCTTGTGCTGAAGACCCGCCAGTCCCGCCAGACTCTCCTCACCTGGCCCTACCCCTTCTTGCGCAAATTCGGCCACGACAAG GCCCTGTTCTCCTTCGAGGCAGGCCGCCGCTGTGACTCTGGCGAGGGCATCTTCACCTGGGCCACCAGCCGGGCCGCTGAGCTGTGCAACCTCGTCTCCGCAGCCATCGCCCGCCAGAGCAGCAGTCTCCTGGACAGGAACAGCACCCAAGCACCAGAGCCTCTTAGCTCCAGGCAGGgaatggagcccaggctctggagcTCCCAGAGCCTGGAGGAAGcgctgcccacctgggccctggaGGGTGGAGGGAGGCCGCCCCTCCCTGCGGGGCTCTGTCCAGAGAGTGGACAGGCCCTGTCCTGCACTCTGGAGCCGGGGGGCTGTGCGGGGGCCGGAGGTGAGCCCCCCATCATCTATGCCTCCATCCACAAAGGCCTGcagcctctgctccagccctggggcgaggccaaggtggagcagggaggggccagggcatCCTGTGGGCAGGGGCTCCCAATTTCGGAGCATCTCTACGAGAACCTCTGCGCCCTGGGGCGCTCCTGCTCTATGGAGGAGGGGCCCTCACACCTGGGCTCCAGGGGCTCCCCGGAAGGGAGCAGCACTGACCTGGCCCCCATCTACGACAACAGCTGCATGGTGTCCAAGCGCTGGAGCAGCCCTCTGACTTCCAGCATGGGGCCTAGCACCTCCCTGGAGGCCCAATACAGGCGGCTGCTGGACCAGGACAGGCAGGAGcgtggcgaggaggaggaggagggggaggaggatgcCCTCGTCAGCTCCCTCCCCAGGGCCAGAGCTAGCAGTGGTTTCAGGAAGTTAGTCACTCTCCTCAGCCGAGAGGTAGCCCCCAAGGTGCCTGGCGAAAGTTCCAGTGCCCTGGACAGGGCCTAG
- the DDX41 gene encoding probable ATP-dependent RNA helicase DDX41 isoform X2, producing the protein MGPGVLPIRGGLLQKLLQMRRKGVLEEEQRDNSNEHRGDEDDIPLGPQSNVSLLDQHQHLKEKAEARKESAKEKQLKEEEKILESVAEGRALMSVKEMAKGITYDDPIKTSWKAPRYILGMSEARHDRVRRKYHVLVEGEGIPPPIKSFKEMKFPAAILRGLKKKGIQQPTPIQIQGIPTILSGRDMIGIAFTGSGKTLVFTLPVIMFCLEQEKRLPFSKREGPYGLIICPSRELARQTHGILEYYCHLLHEDNLPLLRCALCIGGMSVKEQMETIKHGVHMMVATPGRLMDLLQKKMVSLDICRYLALDEADRMIDMGFEGDIRTIFSYFKGQRQTLLFSATMPKKIQNFAKSALVKPITINVGRAGAASLDVIQEVEYVKEEAKMVYLLECLQKTPPPVLIFAEKKADVDAIHEYLLLKGVEAVAIHGGKDQEERTKAIEAFRDGKKDVLVATDVASKGLDFPAIQHVINYDMPEEIENYVHRIGRTGRSGNTGIATTFINKACDESVLMDLKALLLEAKQKVPPVLQVLHCGDETMLDIGGERGCAFCGGLGHRITDCPKLEAMQTKQVSNIGRKDYLAHSSMDF; encoded by the exons atgggcCCTGGGGTGCTGCCCATAAGAGGGGGGCTG CTGCAGAAGCTGCTACAGATGCGCAGGAAGGGGgtgctggaggaggagcagagggacaACAGCAATGAGCACCGGGGGGATGAAGATGATATTCCTTTGGGCCCTCAGTCCAACGTCAGCCTTCTGGACCAGCACCAGCACCTTAAAGAGAAGGCGGAAG CGCGCAAGGAGTCGGCCAAGGAGAAGCAGctgaaggaggaggaaaagatCCTGGAGAGCGTGGCAGAGGGTCGAG CGTTGATGTCTGTGAAGGAGATGGCAAAGGGCATCACTTACGATGATCCGATTAAAACCAG CTGGAAGGCGCCACGTTACATCCTGGGCATGTCGGAGGCACGGCATGACCGCGTGCGCAGAAAGTATCACGTTCTAGTGGAGGGCGAGGGCATCCCCCCACCCATCAAGAGCTTCAAGGAAATGAAGTTTCCGGCAG CTATCCTGAGGGGCCTGAAGAAGAAGGGAATCCAGCAGCCGACTCCCATCCAGATCCAGGGCATCCCCACCAT CCTGTCCGGCAGGGATATGATTGGCATCGCATTCACTGGCTCAGGGAAAACCCTGGTATTCACGCTCCCCGTCATCATGTTCTGCCTGGAGCAGGAGAAACGGCTGCCATTCTCCAAGAGAGAGGGACCCTATGGACTCATCATCTGCCCCTCT AGGGAGCTGGCCAGGCAGACCCACGGCATCCTTGAGTACTACTGCCACCTGCTGCATGAGGACAACCTGCCCCTGCTGCGCTGTGCCCTCTGCATCGGGGGCATGTCTGTCAAGGAGCAGATGGAGACTATCAAACA cggTGTGCACATGATGGTGGCTACCCCGGGCCGCCTCATGGACCTGCTGCAGAAGAAGATGGTGAGCCTAGACATCTGTCGCTACCTGGCCCTGGATGAGGCCGACAGGATGATTGACATGGGCTTCGAAGGAGACATCCGCACCATCTTTTCTTACTTCAAG GGCCAGAGGCAGACCCTTCTCTTCAGTGCCACCATGCCCAAGAAGATCCAGAACTTTGCCAAGAGTGCCCTGGTGAAGCCTATCACCATCAATGTGGGGcgagctggagctgccagcctGGATGTTATACAG GAAGTGGAGTATGTGAAGGAGGAAGCCAAGATGGTGTACCTGTTAGAGTGCCTGCAGAAGACCCCGCCGCCT GTGCTGATCTTTGCAGAGAAGAAGGCTGACGTGGACGCGATCCACGAGTACCTGCTGCTCAAGGGCGTGGAAGCGGTGGCCATTCATGGAGGGAAAG ACCAGGAGGAGCGGACGAAGGCCATTGAGGCCTTCCGGGACGGAAAGAAGGACGTCCTGGTTGCCACCGATGTAGCCTCCAAGGGCTTGGATTTCCCAGCCATCCAGCACGTCATCAACTACGACATGCCGGAGGAGATTGAGAACTACG TTCACCGAATTGGGCGGACGGGCCGCTCAGGGAACACTGGCATCGCCACCACCTTCATCAACAAGGCCTGTG ATGAGTCTGTGCTCATGGACTTGAAGGCGCTGTTGTTGGAGGCCAAGCAGAAGGTGCCCCCAGTGCTGCAGGTGCTGCACTGCGGGGACGAGACCATGCTGGATATTGGAG GCGAGAGGGGCTGTGCCTTCTGTGGGGGCCTGGGTCACCGCATCACCGACTGCCCCAAGCTGGAAGCCATGCAGACCAAGCAAGTCAGCAACATCGGCCGCAAGGACTACCTGGCACACAGCTCCATGGACTTctag
- the DDX41 gene encoding probable ATP-dependent RNA helicase DDX41 isoform X1 yields the protein MEVGAERKRPREEAAPGSGPSGEEDEGYEPYVPVKQRKQEMLQKLLQMRRKGVLEEEQRDNSNEHRGDEDDIPLGPQSNVSLLDQHQHLKEKAEARKESAKEKQLKEEEKILESVAEGRALMSVKEMAKGITYDDPIKTSWKAPRYILGMSEARHDRVRRKYHVLVEGEGIPPPIKSFKEMKFPAAILRGLKKKGIQQPTPIQIQGIPTILSGRDMIGIAFTGSGKTLVFTLPVIMFCLEQEKRLPFSKREGPYGLIICPSRELARQTHGILEYYCHLLHEDNLPLLRCALCIGGMSVKEQMETIKHGVHMMVATPGRLMDLLQKKMVSLDICRYLALDEADRMIDMGFEGDIRTIFSYFKGQRQTLLFSATMPKKIQNFAKSALVKPITINVGRAGAASLDVIQEVEYVKEEAKMVYLLECLQKTPPPVLIFAEKKADVDAIHEYLLLKGVEAVAIHGGKDQEERTKAIEAFRDGKKDVLVATDVASKGLDFPAIQHVINYDMPEEIENYVHRIGRTGRSGNTGIATTFINKACDESVLMDLKALLLEAKQKVPPVLQVLHCGDETMLDIGGERGCAFCGGLGHRITDCPKLEAMQTKQVSNIGRKDYLAHSSMDF from the exons ATGGAGGTCGGAGCCGAGCGGAAG AGGCCGCGCGAGGAGGCGGCGCCGGGCTCGGGCCcgtccggggaggaggatgaaggTTACGAGCCCTACGTGCCGGTCAAGCAGCGCAAGCAGGAGATG CTGCAGAAGCTGCTACAGATGCGCAGGAAGGGGgtgctggaggaggagcagagggacaACAGCAATGAGCACCGGGGGGATGAAGATGATATTCCTTTGGGCCCTCAGTCCAACGTCAGCCTTCTGGACCAGCACCAGCACCTTAAAGAGAAGGCGGAAG CGCGCAAGGAGTCGGCCAAGGAGAAGCAGctgaaggaggaggaaaagatCCTGGAGAGCGTGGCAGAGGGTCGAG CGTTGATGTCTGTGAAGGAGATGGCAAAGGGCATCACTTACGATGATCCGATTAAAACCAG CTGGAAGGCGCCACGTTACATCCTGGGCATGTCGGAGGCACGGCATGACCGCGTGCGCAGAAAGTATCACGTTCTAGTGGAGGGCGAGGGCATCCCCCCACCCATCAAGAGCTTCAAGGAAATGAAGTTTCCGGCAG CTATCCTGAGGGGCCTGAAGAAGAAGGGAATCCAGCAGCCGACTCCCATCCAGATCCAGGGCATCCCCACCAT CCTGTCCGGCAGGGATATGATTGGCATCGCATTCACTGGCTCAGGGAAAACCCTGGTATTCACGCTCCCCGTCATCATGTTCTGCCTGGAGCAGGAGAAACGGCTGCCATTCTCCAAGAGAGAGGGACCCTATGGACTCATCATCTGCCCCTCT AGGGAGCTGGCCAGGCAGACCCACGGCATCCTTGAGTACTACTGCCACCTGCTGCATGAGGACAACCTGCCCCTGCTGCGCTGTGCCCTCTGCATCGGGGGCATGTCTGTCAAGGAGCAGATGGAGACTATCAAACA cggTGTGCACATGATGGTGGCTACCCCGGGCCGCCTCATGGACCTGCTGCAGAAGAAGATGGTGAGCCTAGACATCTGTCGCTACCTGGCCCTGGATGAGGCCGACAGGATGATTGACATGGGCTTCGAAGGAGACATCCGCACCATCTTTTCTTACTTCAAG GGCCAGAGGCAGACCCTTCTCTTCAGTGCCACCATGCCCAAGAAGATCCAGAACTTTGCCAAGAGTGCCCTGGTGAAGCCTATCACCATCAATGTGGGGcgagctggagctgccagcctGGATGTTATACAG GAAGTGGAGTATGTGAAGGAGGAAGCCAAGATGGTGTACCTGTTAGAGTGCCTGCAGAAGACCCCGCCGCCT GTGCTGATCTTTGCAGAGAAGAAGGCTGACGTGGACGCGATCCACGAGTACCTGCTGCTCAAGGGCGTGGAAGCGGTGGCCATTCATGGAGGGAAAG ACCAGGAGGAGCGGACGAAGGCCATTGAGGCCTTCCGGGACGGAAAGAAGGACGTCCTGGTTGCCACCGATGTAGCCTCCAAGGGCTTGGATTTCCCAGCCATCCAGCACGTCATCAACTACGACATGCCGGAGGAGATTGAGAACTACG TTCACCGAATTGGGCGGACGGGCCGCTCAGGGAACACTGGCATCGCCACCACCTTCATCAACAAGGCCTGTG ATGAGTCTGTGCTCATGGACTTGAAGGCGCTGTTGTTGGAGGCCAAGCAGAAGGTGCCCCCAGTGCTGCAGGTGCTGCACTGCGGGGACGAGACCATGCTGGATATTGGAG GCGAGAGGGGCTGTGCCTTCTGTGGGGGCCTGGGTCACCGCATCACCGACTGCCCCAAGCTGGAAGCCATGCAGACCAAGCAAGTCAGCAACATCGGCCGCAAGGACTACCTGGCACACAGCTCCATGGACTTctag
- the FAM193B gene encoding protein FAM193B isoform X3 → MCRRPTPPGEAFHSLDHHRHPDLAAPPNSPTGLPSQPPALISTKQSPAHPNTSPQAAPAPAPSPDTAAAESPSAGTLSHGQASCKSPHLSPANVPLLKMPPPLSGCAHPCNGHCSGSLVPPAAPHQLPSTNRDPVCKGHKFPNGTSCHPPQSCEADEGLGEDEDSSSERSSCTSSSTNQKDGKFCDCCYCEFFGHNAPPAAPTSRNYAEIREKLRSRLTKRKEELPQKLGHSSSSGEPAVDHRDVDELLDYINSSEPKPLNSAKAAKRARHKQKKKEKEKAQLEAEAQKRVARGPLAGQDRELTEEKLLEWPQLELERVNSFLSSRLQEIKNTIKDSIRASFSVYDLNLDVADFPKKAAVLEQKTLLSHLNGSSGLQEIDLDLSPLSLGSPKNHMLLRSELGPRWGEGPGEGLPQAENGVVKRLSAVPNLSRMIWVQSPQPTDCAQESGGPGLECKEVAPAKGPEQQEQAPGGGRQRRNKRQSCQAKKGECTAVPSAQAGLERPSSKGLVLGAKHPSKPGGVPSLQRASGCVEPPESTKGQGWGWGGSRPEKERSSEWKGRRGEGKAEHPELMQPPSPAAGDWQPPHPTTLGSSPQPKGKSRKSRSRMEKSNTSIDDVFLPKDVDGVEMDETDREVEYFKRFCLDSAKQTRQKVAVNWTNFTLKKTTSSAAQ, encoded by the exons ATGTGCCGCAGGCCCACCCCACCAG GTGAGGCCTTCCACTCCTTGGACCATCACCGGCACCCAGACCTCGCCGCTCCTCCCAACAGCCCCACGGGGCTCCCCTCCCAGCCGCCGGCGCTGATCTCCACCAAGCAGTCACCCGCCCACCCGAACACCTCACCGCAGGCAGCGCCggcccctgcacccagccccgaCACAGCCGCTGCCGAGTCCCCTTCTGCTGGCACCCTCTCGCACGGCCAGGCCTCCTGCAAGAGCCCTCACCTGTCCCCCGCCAACGTGCCGCTTCTGAAGATGCCACCTCCGCTTTCAGGCTGTGCTCACCCTTGCAATGGGCACTGCAGCGGCTCCCTGGTGCCACCAGCTGCCCCGCACCAGCTGCCCAGCACTAATAG GGACCCTGTGTGCAAAGGACACAAGTTCCCCAATGGTACCAGCTGCCACCCGCCACAGTCATGCGAGGCGGACGAGGGGCTCGGGGAAGATGAGGACAGCAGCTCCGAGCGCAGCTcctgcacctcctcctccaccaacCAGAAAGACGGGAAATTCTGTGACTGCTGCTACTGTGAGTTCTTCGGCCACAACGCG ccccctgCGGCCCCCACGAGCCGGAACTATGCCGAGATCCGGGAGAAGCTGCGCTCCCGTCTCACCAAGCGGAAGGAGGAGCTGCCGCAGAAGCTGGGCCACAGCAGCAGCTCGGGGGAGCCGGCTGTGGATCACCGGGACGTGGACGAGCTCCTGGACTACATCAACAGCTCAGAGCCCAAGCCCCTGAACAGCGCCAAGGCTGCCAAGCGGGCCCGGCACAAGCAGAAGAAGAAG GAGAAGGAGAAAGCCCAGCTGGAGGCGGAGGCCCAGAAGCGGGTGGCGCGCGGCCCTCTGGCTGGCCAGGACAGGGAGCTGACAGAGGAGAAACTCCTGGAgtggccccagctggagctggagcgggTGAACAGCTTCCTCAGCAGCCGGCTGCAGGAGATCAAGAACACCATTAAGGACTCCATCCGTGCAAGCTTCAGTGTCTACGACCTCAACCTGGACGTGGCTGACTTCCCCAAGAAGGCGGCCGTGCTGGAGCAGAAAACTCTGCTGTCCCACCTCAACGGCTCCTCGGGCCTGCAGGAGATCGACCTGGATCTCTCCCCTCTGAGCCTGGGCTCCCCCAAGAACCACATGCTGCTGCGGAGCGAGCTGGGCCCCCGCTGGGGAGAGGGCCCCGGGGAGGGGCTGCCGCAGGCTGAGAACGGGGTGGTGAAGCGCCTGAGCGCGGTTCCCAACCTCTCCCGGATGATCTGGGTCCAGTCCCCCCAGCCGACAGACTGTGCCCAGGAGAGCGGCGGGCCCGGCTTGGAGTGCAAGGAGGTGGCACCGGCCAAGGGTcctgagcagcaggagcaggcaccgGGGGGGGGCCGGCAGAGGAGGAACAAGCGACAGAGCTGCCAGGCGAAGAAGGGAGAATGCACCGCGGTGCCCAGCGCCCAGGCCGGGCTGGAGAGGCCCAGCTCGAaggggctggtgctgggagccaAGCACCCTTCCAAGCCTGGAGGAGTGCCCTCGCTGCAGAGGGCGAGTGGCTGTGTGGAGCCACCGGAGAGCaccaaggggcagggctggggctggggcggttCCAGGCCAGAGAAGGAGAGGAGCAGCGAATGGAAAGGCCGGAGGGGCGAGGGCAAAGCAGAGCATCCAGAGCTGATGCAGCCACCTTCCCCTGCTGCTggggactggcagcccccccaccccaccactctgggcagctccccccagcccaagGGCAAGAGCAGGAAGAGCAGGAGCAGGATGGAGAAATCCAACACGTCCATCG ATGACGTGTTCCTGCCCAAAGACGTGGATGGGGTAGAGATGGATGAGACGGACCGAGAAGTAGAGTACTTCAAGAG atTCTGTCTGGACTCTGCTAAGCAAACTCGGCAGAAAGTGGCCGTGAACTGGACCAACTTCACCCTGAAGAAAACCACTTCGAGTGCAGCTCAGTGA
- the FAM193B gene encoding protein FAM193B isoform X2, translated as MPPRAQGLGRPISQRAGLPRREAASRLRANARAEPAGRNAAVDLPELQEGCGGGGAAGYPGAGLGGDKHPSLPLAPECIGQAPAAAPGLKACPYSHAVPPASSGAAPGSPLPTSLDFCKTLPKQFKSMCRRPTPPGEAFHSLDHHRHPDLAAPPNSPTGLPSQPPALISTKQSPAHPNTSPQAAPAPAPSPDTAAAESPSAGTLSHGQASCKSPHLSPANVPLLKMPPPLSGCAHPCNGHCSGSLVPPAAPHQLPSTNRDPVCKGHKFPNGTSCHPPQSCEADEGLGEDEDSSSERSSCTSSSTNQKDGKFCDCCYCEFFGHNAPPAAPTSRNYAEIREKLRSRLTKRKEELPQKLGHSSSSGEPAVDHRDVDELLDYINSSEPKPLNSAKAAKRARHKQKKKEKEKAQLEAEAQKRVARGPLAGQDRELTEEKLLEWPQLELERVNSFLSSRLQEIKNTIKDSIRASFSVYDLNLDVADFPKKAAVLEQKTLLSHLNGSSGLQEIDLDLSPLSLGSPKNHMLLRSELGPRWGEGPGEGLPQAENGVVKRLSAVPNLSRMIWVQSPQPTDCAQESGGPGLECKEVAPAKGPEQQEQAPGGGRQRRNKRQSCQAKKGECTAVPSAQAGLERPSSKGLVLGAKHPSKPGGVPSLQRASGCVEPPESTKGQGWGWGGSRPEKERSSEWKGRRGEGKAEHPELMQPPSPAAGDWQPPHPTTLGSSPQPKGKSRKSRSRMEKSNTSIDDVFLPKDVDGVEMDETDREVEYFKRFCLDSAKQTRQKVAVNWTNFTLKKTTSSAAQ; from the exons GTGACAAGCACCCCAGCCTCCCGCTGGCACCGGAGTGCATCGGCCAGGCTCCCGCTGCGGCGCCCGGGCTCAAGGCCTGTCCCTACAGCCACGCCGTCCCCCCAGCTTCCAGCGGGGCTGCCCCTGGTTCTCCTCTGCCTACCTCACTCGACTTCTGTAAGACGCTTCCCAAGCAGTTCAAGAGCATGTGCCGCAGGCCCACCCCACCAG GTGAGGCCTTCCACTCCTTGGACCATCACCGGCACCCAGACCTCGCCGCTCCTCCCAACAGCCCCACGGGGCTCCCCTCCCAGCCGCCGGCGCTGATCTCCACCAAGCAGTCACCCGCCCACCCGAACACCTCACCGCAGGCAGCGCCggcccctgcacccagccccgaCACAGCCGCTGCCGAGTCCCCTTCTGCTGGCACCCTCTCGCACGGCCAGGCCTCCTGCAAGAGCCCTCACCTGTCCCCCGCCAACGTGCCGCTTCTGAAGATGCCACCTCCGCTTTCAGGCTGTGCTCACCCTTGCAATGGGCACTGCAGCGGCTCCCTGGTGCCACCAGCTGCCCCGCACCAGCTGCCCAGCACTAATAG GGACCCTGTGTGCAAAGGACACAAGTTCCCCAATGGTACCAGCTGCCACCCGCCACAGTCATGCGAGGCGGACGAGGGGCTCGGGGAAGATGAGGACAGCAGCTCCGAGCGCAGCTcctgcacctcctcctccaccaacCAGAAAGACGGGAAATTCTGTGACTGCTGCTACTGTGAGTTCTTCGGCCACAACGCG ccccctgCGGCCCCCACGAGCCGGAACTATGCCGAGATCCGGGAGAAGCTGCGCTCCCGTCTCACCAAGCGGAAGGAGGAGCTGCCGCAGAAGCTGGGCCACAGCAGCAGCTCGGGGGAGCCGGCTGTGGATCACCGGGACGTGGACGAGCTCCTGGACTACATCAACAGCTCAGAGCCCAAGCCCCTGAACAGCGCCAAGGCTGCCAAGCGGGCCCGGCACAAGCAGAAGAAGAAG GAGAAGGAGAAAGCCCAGCTGGAGGCGGAGGCCCAGAAGCGGGTGGCGCGCGGCCCTCTGGCTGGCCAGGACAGGGAGCTGACAGAGGAGAAACTCCTGGAgtggccccagctggagctggagcgggTGAACAGCTTCCTCAGCAGCCGGCTGCAGGAGATCAAGAACACCATTAAGGACTCCATCCGTGCAAGCTTCAGTGTCTACGACCTCAACCTGGACGTGGCTGACTTCCCCAAGAAGGCGGCCGTGCTGGAGCAGAAAACTCTGCTGTCCCACCTCAACGGCTCCTCGGGCCTGCAGGAGATCGACCTGGATCTCTCCCCTCTGAGCCTGGGCTCCCCCAAGAACCACATGCTGCTGCGGAGCGAGCTGGGCCCCCGCTGGGGAGAGGGCCCCGGGGAGGGGCTGCCGCAGGCTGAGAACGGGGTGGTGAAGCGCCTGAGCGCGGTTCCCAACCTCTCCCGGATGATCTGGGTCCAGTCCCCCCAGCCGACAGACTGTGCCCAGGAGAGCGGCGGGCCCGGCTTGGAGTGCAAGGAGGTGGCACCGGCCAAGGGTcctgagcagcaggagcaggcaccgGGGGGGGGCCGGCAGAGGAGGAACAAGCGACAGAGCTGCCAGGCGAAGAAGGGAGAATGCACCGCGGTGCCCAGCGCCCAGGCCGGGCTGGAGAGGCCCAGCTCGAaggggctggtgctgggagccaAGCACCCTTCCAAGCCTGGAGGAGTGCCCTCGCTGCAGAGGGCGAGTGGCTGTGTGGAGCCACCGGAGAGCaccaaggggcagggctggggctggggcggttCCAGGCCAGAGAAGGAGAGGAGCAGCGAATGGAAAGGCCGGAGGGGCGAGGGCAAAGCAGAGCATCCAGAGCTGATGCAGCCACCTTCCCCTGCTGCTggggactggcagcccccccaccccaccactctgggcagctccccccagcccaagGGCAAGAGCAGGAAGAGCAGGAGCAGGATGGAGAAATCCAACACGTCCATCG ATGACGTGTTCCTGCCCAAAGACGTGGATGGGGTAGAGATGGATGAGACGGACCGAGAAGTAGAGTACTTCAAGAG atTCTGTCTGGACTCTGCTAAGCAAACTCGGCAGAAAGTGGCCGTGAACTGGACCAACTTCACCCTGAAGAAAACCACTTCGAGTGCAGCTCAGTGA